A portion of the Trichomycterus rosablanca isolate fTriRos1 chromosome 17, fTriRos1.hap1, whole genome shotgun sequence genome contains these proteins:
- the ncln gene encoding BOS complex subunit ncln, with translation MFTMFEEASEVFENMLKASFPLTFIVFLPAVLILVSPLPADAAHEFTVYRMQQYDLQGHNYGSRNAILNTEARTAEAEVLSRRCVMMRLVDFSYEKYQQALRQSAGAVVIILPKNMSTLPQDIVQQFMELEPELLATETIVPVYFALEDDELLNIYTQTQVSSSSQGSSSAAEVLLHSATANGFQMVTSGAQSKAVSDWAITSLEGKLAGSGAEELPTIVLVAHYDSFGVAPWLSHGADSNGSGVAVLLELARLFSRLYSHKRTHAGYNLLFFLSGGGKFNYQGTKRWLEDNLDHTESSLLQDNVAFVLCLDTLGNGDNLHLHVSKPPKEGTPQHTLLKELQTVVSEQYPELKFSMVHKKINLADDTLAWEHERFGIRRLPSFTLSHLESHRSTARNSIMDIRSHVDLPKLSRNTKLIAEALARVIYNLTEKGTNGDLEIFTEQMQVQEAQLLSLVDWLSSQPRAAQLVDKDSNVVSTLEYYLGRYLKDVKRHFVRADKRDPEFVFYDQLKQTMNAYRVKPAIFDLLLALCIAAYLGVLYLAVQNFGLLYLVLRRVTAPRVKQH, from the exons ATGTTCACCATGTTCGAGGAGGCGAGCGAGGTGTTTGAGAACATGCTGAAAGCTTCGTTTCCTCTCACGTTTATCGTCTTTTTACCGGCGGTGTTGATCCTGGTGTCTCCGCTCCCGGCTGACGCGGCTCATGAGTTCACCGTGTACCGCATGCAGCAGTACGACCTGCAGGGTCACAACTACG GCTCAAGAAATGCCATCTTGAACACGGAGGCTCGTACGGCGGAGGCGGAGGTGCTAAGCCGTCGCTGTGTGATGATGCGACTGGTGGATTTCTCCTACGAGAAATATCAGCAGGCTCTCCGACAGTCCGCCGGAGCCGTGGTCATCATCCTGCCCAAGAACATGTCCACTCTGCCGCAGGACATCGTCCAG CAGTTTATGGAGCTGGAGCCGGAGCTTCTGGCCACGGAGACCATCGTCCCGGTGTACTTCGCCCTGGAGGACGATGAGCTGCTGAACATTTACACCCAGACGCAGGTCTCCTCTTCCTCCCAGGGTTCTTCGTCTGCAGCAGAAG TGCTGCTGCACTCCGCCACTGCCAACGGCTTTCAGATGGTGACGAGTGGAGCTCAGAGTAAAGCAGTGAGTGACTGGGCCATTACCAGCCTTGAG GGAAAATTAGCAGGATCAGGAGCTGAGGAACTGCCGACCATCGTACTGGTGGCTCACTATGATTCGTTTGGCGTGGCTCCG TGGCTGTCGCACGGGGCCGATTCCAACGGCAGTGGTGTTGCGGTGCTTCTGGAACTCGCTCGCCTTTTCTCCAGGCTGTACTCCCACAAAAGGACTCACGCTGG GTATAACCTGCTGTTTTTCCTGTCTGGAGGAGGAAAGTTTAACTATCAGGGTACCAAACGCTGGCTGGAGGACAATCTGGACCACACAG AGTCCAGTCTCCTGCAGGACAACGTGGcgtttgttctgtgtttggaCACATTAGGGAACGGGGACAATCTTCACCTGCACGTGTCTAAACCTCCTAAAGAGGGAACCCCTCAGCACACCCTCCTCAAAGAGCTGCAAACG GTCGTTTCTGAGCAGTACCCCGAACTAAAGTTCTCCATGGTGCATAAGAAGATCAACCTGGCGGACGACACCCTGGCGTGGGAGCACGAGCGCTTCGGGATCCGTCGCCTCCCGTCTTTCACGCTCTCGCACCTGGAGAGCCACCGCAGCACGGCGCGCAACTCCATCATGGACATTCG GTCACACGTGGATCTGCCCAAGCTCAGTAGGAACACAAAACTCATAGCAGAAGCTCTAGCCAGGGTAATCTACAACCTGACTGAAAAG GGCACAAATGGAGATCTGGAGATCTTCACCGAGCAGATG CAGGTACAGGAGGCGCAGCTGCTCTCTCTGGTGGACTGGTTGAGCTCTCAGCCCCGAGCTGCTCAGCTGGTGGATAAGGACAGCAATGTGGTCAGCACGCTGGAGTATTACCTCGGCCGCTACCTCAAAGACGTCAAGAGGCATTTCGTCAGAGCCGACAAGAG GGATCCAGAGTTCGTCTTCTATGATCAGCTCAAACAGACCATGAACGCTTACAG AGTAAAACCGGCGATCTTCGACCTGCTGCTGGCGCTGTGTATCGCCGCGTATTTGGGAGTGTTGTACCTGGCTGTTCAG AATTTCGGGCTGTTGTATCTCGTCCTGCGTCGGGTCACGGCACCGAGAGTCAAGCAGCACTAA